In Desulfobacter hydrogenophilus, the genomic stretch CATAATGCGGATGTTATAGTAAAGATCATCCCGTTTAATCATCTGGACAATCTGTTTTACCGTCTCAATGGAAGGCTTTCTTAATGTCATGGCAGCCTCAACAGCAGCTTCACGCAGCCGCCAGTTGTTGTCATAGCGAAGCAGTTGGATCAACGCCTCCTGATGATCGTCCAGGGTTGCCGAATCTCTCAGAAAGTGCAGCGTGTCCAGTGCATTAGCCCAGTCCATTAAATTTCCAAAAATGTGATCTTTCATCCTCCCTCCAGTTAAAAAACAGACTGACTATCATTCTCCCGGATTTTTTGTATTAATGGCCATGGGCCGACCGGTCTATCAGCACCAAGACTCAACCCAAAATGAAACATGAAAGTAATTCAATGAGTTATTTCGACTTTCATATAAAACGATGTCTATTGTTTTGGTTATGGTAAGAGCAA encodes the following:
- a CDS encoding HEAT repeat domain-containing protein, which produces MKDHIFGNLMDWANALDTLHFLRDSATLDDHQEALIQLLRYDNNWRLREAAVEAAMTLRKPSIETVKQIVQMIKRDDLYYNIRIMATEALSTLVPVIMENKDLNKNLVRVFINEANHEVSALLSSPVPPIFHDALDVTYEQIQKIAATV